atatcttccacataataaaaattaaaattaaatttcttttttaatttaatttggccggccccactagcttgggttcaagctagggccggccacccaatcttatacctaggccggccctagcttggttctcatgctagcttggccggccccctattggtgggtatagaaggtgggtataggtgggtatagtactctataaataagaggctacgatagggaccgagaggagaaattggttttggtcttctgataaaattaagtatcccgtgttcgccccgaacacacaacttaattttatcaataataattcactccactagagaactattattgaactaccgcaccaatcccaaattacatttttgggctccttattatgagtgtgttagtctccctgtgtttaagatatcgaatgtccactaattaagtgagttactgacaactcatttaattaatatctaagtccaagagtagtaccactcaaccttattgtcatgtcggactaggtccacctgcagggtttaacatgacaatccttatgagctcctcttgaggacattatcaacctagtatctttaggacacaatttccttctataatcaacaacacacactataagtgataccatttcccaacttatcgggcttattgattcatcgaactaaatctcacccattgataaattaaagaaataaatatcaaatatatgtgcttgttattatattaggattaagagcacacacttccataataaccgaggtctttgtttctttataaagtcagtataaaagaaacgacatcaaatggtcctactcaatacactctgagtgtactagtgtaattatacagtcaagataaactgatacctaattacattacgaccttctaatggtttgttcctttccattttggtcgcgagctactgtttataatttataaggtactgataacattatcttctgcatgtgacaccacatactatgttatctacaatataaattaattgaacaactataactaaatgtagacaatttgaccaaatgtgattctttattcataatgaatgtttacaaagcttaggctttcagtatacactccaacacttgtaaccgttcttgtaaaattatactagcattcatattttaaaattatatacattcttgtaattttttttaatgttattacTTATTAGTCTCGTGGTGGGAACGTTTTGGAAGTAAGACACCCGAGCTTACTACATTTGCAATTCGAGTGCTTGGTCTCACGTATAGTGCTTCgggatgtgaaagaaattggagcacTTTTGAATCGGTGAGTATTCTAAGTTTCTAACTCTActtgaattttaattgttttataattttcatatcattgtttatttttatatatatatgttttcttttttgtaataTTAGATTCATACAAAAAAGAGAAATAGGCTTGAACATGCAAAGTTGAATGCGTTGGTGTTTGTGAAATATAACTTCAAGCTTAGGGAGAGAAGTATTAGGAGGAGAGACAAGATTGATCCCATTGTAGTTGATGAAATTAATTCAGATGATGAATGGATAACTGAGAAAGAAGGTCCAGTTCTCCCCGTAACTACTAAATGGCTTGAAGATGATGAATTATTTGAAAGTGATCCTATTGTGAGTGTGCCATCTGCTACCTTTGAAAGTCTTTTCGACTCAGATAAGCGAGTCGAAGATGTTGAGGATATAGTTGAAGTTCCTCCTACGAATTCAAAAAAAAGAGTTGCTGAAAATTCAAATAAGCACTAAGATTTATATCTACTTCATCTATAATTGATTGTTAAATGTTGTATCTCTTATATAATAGGTGGAAGAAAAGACAAACAAGCAAGGTTGAGTCTTGTTGATGTGGAAGATAATCATCTTGATGCTGAAAATTATGGAGTAATTCCAACTTTTGATAGTGGAAATTTTCCAACCATAGACACTATTGATGATGATAGTGATATAGGGTTGGATGATACTGATTATTTTTAAGTTATGTTGTTTTAATTATAAGACTTTTTAAATTGTTGGCATGAGATATTTTGACATGTAATGaattattatgattaattttaggttatgttatttttattttacttatataagtatattttatttttttaaatttaaacattGACGTGCACGAAAAGCTTGCGCTATACGCTACACTATTTACGCTACGCAATGACAAGACAAAAACGCTATGAACCAACGCTACGCGATTTAAAACACTGAAATTGAGCATAAAAAATTGTGGACTTACATTATAATTTCACCTTGCTAGTCTCCATAGCACAAGTCATCTTAATGCTTCAGTGATTTAAAAGGGAAAAGACTAAGCTTAAATTAACGGAAAACAAGTTCAAAAATGTATTTACTATTGTTGACTATCTTACAGTAAGTTCAGAATCTGAAATTAAATTTAGTCAGATTTTACTAATTATAAAGCCAAATCCTTAATGCCTTTACAGGTGGTTAGGCATTTGTGACTGCTCATCGCATTTGTTTGCTTTTGTATCATCCAAGACCTATTTTTATTTGCCATCAACAAAGACTACTGGTGATGGAATTAGGTATGCTTCAATGTGTCAATTTTATACGGAACAATCAATTCAGTTAATAATTTTCAGTTATGCCAGTTTGGAATTATATACATGATTGGTATCCCACCATGCAGTTAAGTACATTGTTGATTATTCTTCCATCAGTAGAAGTTATAGGCATCCCAAGGCATGAACTTAGATTTTATTCTCTATATGATTAACATACAAAGGTAGCATTTGCCTATCCGATGAATGTATTGAATTGATTATAAGAAACTGATTACAATGTCTATACATTAAATCAAAATGGCCCATAAGGGCAAAGAATCAAGATTTGCACCTCTTAACTCACTCATAGAACTAAGTCACAAAATGTTATGCCTTCGACCTAAATCCTGTAAGAACATCAATTTATCTTTGCAGGAATCTCTTCAGTCCCTCAAGCTTATATACACATTTCCGGAGAGTGAATTCTGGAGCTCCAACTTGGAATCATTCACATATAAATGCAATGAATTGAGAATACGACTGTTCAATGAGCATCCAACTCAGACAAGAGACCACAAATCACGGTGAGTTAACAACATGGTGGATTCTCCTCGACGACGACGACTGATTGATCTTCGCATCGACCCTAGGTGACACTCCAACAGTCTGATTGATCTTCGCATCGACCCTAGCTGACACTCCAACAGTTGTGGGTCTCACTGACCTTTGGCGCACAATATGGCAGTACTCGAGGTCTTCTGCCTGACCGTCATGTCGAATCCACTGAATCATGTTATGGTACATTGGGAAAAATCGCATTTGAATAGCCGAGTAGGTGAAGTAAGGTATGAGAGTGGCAATGGTGACAAAGAGTGTTGTGATCCAATACGATGGAGCTGGAGCCAATACCTCAACAAAGACCCGGTAAGCATTCGTAGAGTATGCGGGTGGGATGGCACCATAGACGAGAAGGAATAGGTACCATACTGCAATGCTACCCCAGATAACAATGTGTTGTATCGCAGTGAAGTACCTGATGGACAGTGCCATATGACAATTCACAATCCATACCACACATGTGTACATTGTGCCCCCAAGAACATCGTAGCTTACGACCTGACCACCTTTGCGGAAGGCTTGGTGCTGTAGCGCCGTTATGCAGAAGAAGAATACTAAGATACCATTGCAAACTCCAGTGAGCATCCAACCAAGTATTCGACGCCAGCTGAAAAGCATATTCTGAACGCCTTCTTGGTAGAGCAATGGAAACTGTTTCAATAAACAGGCAAGAAAATTAGAAATGAGATGTAAAAGGTGCAAGAGTATATCAACAGTGAATATAACTTGGAGAACCTTGGAtcacttctattctttttcttttcaatggaacaGTTACTATGATATTTGTTTAAGAAAGCAGATGTACAGGTTGAACTTGCAGAAGCTTAATCAATATTTTGGCATTTGGTGTCTACTAGCAATCCATGAAGTGCCAAAAGTGTAAAATTGAATTTCTTGAAATAAGGATCCTACCAAGCTCAGAAATTTTATCGCGCTAAATTACTCTATCAAGTGAGATGGTTATACCATTACTAGATACACAATGAATGTTTAGTTATGTATGAAAAGCACATGGTGAATTCTTAGTTATGTATGATAATCACATGTTTATCAGACATTAAAGATGTAACTTTCGCTTCACAAGAGCGCAATTAAGCAAACAAGATCAATGATTATGAATATACCTTCAGGCATAGCCGGGCAGAAACATCCTGATCAAAGACTCCCAATGCAATCACAGGAAGAGAAGTGAAGAATACATTGTACAATGACATATACCAATCATTATACGCTGCTTGTCCAGAGAATGTTGTATATGCCTCATACAAGAAGATAGTGGTTCCAAATGTTAAGTTCTTGTAGAAGAAGTAACATATCTGCAGTTCAAAGTAATAATGCATTAAAAACTATGATGCAAAAGAAGTCGAATCAAGACCAAGGGAGAGACTTTACCATTGTTGATATCCTACGGTAGCACCAATGCCCATGCACAAGTAATAGACGTTCCAAAAAACGAAACTGGGATATTGCAACATCACTTGCCATGACAGCCTGCAAAATTTCAGAATCAAGATATTCAATGAATCAAAGACCAGAAAACTGTGGGTAGAAAGGAACATATGGTAAAATATCGACTATGATTTTGCTATTGGATTTTGTTTCTGTGTTATTTTCTACCAGATGCATAGGTTCTGTTACAATAGCACTAACCTGCATGCCCTCTGCGCCACTGATACCAATTCCTATATCTGCTTCTTGAAGCATTCCCACATCATTTGCCCCATCACCAATTGCTAAGGTCACTTTACCAGTGCCCTCTTTAACAAGCCTTGTGACCTATAATATTCAATGATTATCTTCTAGTTTCAGAGCAGACGAAACTTTCTAAAGTAACAGATAGACACTTCAGTTGTGTGTTCAGCAAATTTATACTCACAAGAGCTTTTTGTTTAGGGGAGGAACGACAGCATATGACTGATGCACACCCAACAGCCAATTGTAAGAACAAGTTCTTAACATCATCTTCCAATGCATATGCAAGAGATTTTCCATCGATGATCAAGGCAAATGATTCTGAAGTTGATGAACAAACAAGTTGCCTTCCTTGATTAATTTGATAAATAACATTTTCCTTGGATGCCTGAAATATTAGAAATTCATTAGAAAGGAATAAAAACAAAAAACTGAATTCATTAAATTTAAGTTGAGGATATCTAATATGAGTTGTTACAAATCTAAGTAGAAAGTCTGTTGTATCTTTGAAGGTTTTATGGCATAGAATGTTATTTAGGTAGGATTATTTTGTTGATTCTTGAAAAGACCAGACATGTGAAGTGTGcatgttcttcaattttgggtcaAAAGATACTGTTGAACCACCCATCTTCAGTTTCTATTCACAGATCATCTAGCTAGAATTGAAGTGTTTATCTATGTCTAGTGCTGGTATAATGTAATGATGTAAACAGTTTTAAAGTTATACTAAACTAATTACCTTGGCAATGGCCCTTTTGTCCCCTTCTTTCTCCAGCTGAATTATATCTTGTCCTTCTAAAGTGATTACTATTTTCTTCATTCCCTGCCTCAGAAGACTACAAGCAAAGCTGCAAGAAAGGATAATATTTAGAACAACATATGAGAAGTTAGAACCAAACTTCTCTTCAAATATCAAAAATAGGATATATATACCCTATATTAACGGCTGTTTCCATCTTGTCACCAGTCAATACCCAGAGTTTTATCCCAGCTTGTGCAAGTTTATCAATGCATTCAGGCACCTGATCACCAATTTcacaatattaaattaataagaaaaaattttacatAATAGGAATTACATGGATTAATCGAGAACTTTCAACCTACCCCACTTTGCAGCTTGTCTTCAACAGCCGTAGCACCAAGAAGAATCAGATTCCTCTCTATAGAATCCGCAGCTGCCTCCATCTTTTCCTCTCTATCAACACTCACTGAATTCTTAGCTTCCGTGAATGCTTCATTGAAATTTTTGTATTCAGCTTCACCAATCTCACAGTATCCAAGAACTAAGGTTCTTAAACCAGCATCAGCATATTCATGCATCTGCTCTTTAGTTTTATCTTCAAATTTCCTTCCATTGTTAGCAAGCCTTTCAAACATTACACTGcatatataaacaaaaaattCTATCATAAACATCAGGTGCCTAATCAAAAATGTAACACGTTTGAAGTTTGCATGTAATTAGTACTTATGTGCCTAAAAGACTTAGACTTGCATACCTATCAGCCCCTTTGCTGAGGAGCAACAACTTTCCTTCATCATCTTGAACTATCACAGACATCCGTTTTCTAGTGCTATTAAACTCTATGACATTCAACAGCGTATATGACCTGAAAAAGAAAAGGTTATGAAACCCCAATTAAGACCATAAGACACCAAACAATATATTTACTTAATAAAAAAGTAGATATTTATA
This region of Zingiber officinale cultivar Zhangliang chromosome 9A, Zo_v1.1, whole genome shotgun sequence genomic DNA includes:
- the LOC122021034 gene encoding putative phospholipid-transporting ATPase 9 — its product is MARGRRRKLLLSRLHAFACGASSFQVDVSQVGGPGFSRVAFANESNSVEAANLNYGANYVSTTKYTVASFVPKALFEQFRRVANIYFLLTGCLSFTPLAPYSAGSAILPLIVVIGATMAKEAIEDWRRYQQDIEVNNRKVKLHQGDGAFRSTEWRNLRVGDIVKVEKDSFFPADLVMLSSSYDDGLCYVETMNLDGETNLKLKQSLEVTSGLNSDSSYQNFNAIIKCEDPNANLYTYVGTIEYGDQQYSLSPQQLLLRDSKLRNTDYIYGVVVFTGHDTKVMQNATNPPSKRSKIERLMGRLIYFLMASLVLISVIGSVVFGVITHDDLQDGKMKRWYLRPDDSTIYFDPRRAAVSAILHFLTAMILYTYFVPISLYVSIEIVKVLQTIFINQDIQMYHEESDKPAYARTSNLNEELGQVDTILSDKTGTLTCNSMEFIKCSIAGIAYGHGFTEVERAMARRKGFPLIEDEESKENHDNAKPAIKGFNFDDARLMNGQWVKEPHADVIRMFLRLLAICHTAIPEVDDATGKISYEAESPDEAAFVIAARELGFEFYQRTQTSISIRELDPSSGKHVERSYTLLNVIEFNSTRKRMSVIVQDDEGKLLLLSKGADSVMFERLANNGRKFEDKTKEQMHEYADAGLRTLVLGYCEIGEAEYKNFNEAFTEAKNSVSVDREEKMEAAADSIERNLILLGATAVEDKLQSGVPECIDKLAQAGIKLWVLTGDKMETAVNIGFACSLLRQGMKKIVITLEGQDIIQLEKEGDKRAIAKASKENVIYQINQGRQLVCSSTSESFALIIDGKSLAYALEDDVKNLFLQLAVGCASVICCRSSPKQKALVTRLVKEGTGKVTLAIGDGANDVGMLQEADIGIGISGAEGMQAVMASDVAISQFRFLERLLLVHGHWCYRRISTMICYFFYKNLTFGTTIFLYEAYTTFSGQAAYNDWYMSLYNVFFTSLPVIALGVFDQDVSARLCLKFPLLYQEGVQNMLFSWRRILGWMLTGVCNGILVFFFCITALQHQAFRKGGQVVSYDVLGGTMYTCVVWIVNCHMALSIRYFTAIQHIVIWGSIAVWYLFLLVYGAIPPAYSTNAYRVFVEVLAPAPSYWITTLFVTIATLIPYFTYSAIQMRFFPMYHNMIQWIRHDGQAEDLEYCHIVRQRSVRPTTVGVSARVDAKINQTVGVSPRVDAKINQSSSSRRIHHVVNSP